The DNA sequence ACCAGGCGCAAGTTCCAGGAAGACCTGCTGGCGCTGGTGCAGAACGAAAAGAAGACCTTCATCTTCGTCACCCATTCGATCGAGGAAGCGGTCTATGTCTCGGACCAGATCGCCATCCTGCTGCCGCGCCCCAGCCGGGTGTCGGAAATCATCCGCCCGTCGAATTTCCGCAACAAGGGCATCGACAACATCCGGCGCGATCCCGAATACCTCGACATCGTGGACGAGATCTGGGCCTCGCTCAGGACCTATGTGGAGTAAGCCATGACGCTGTTCGGATACCGTTTGCCCGCCATGTCGTCGCTGATCGTCTGGGCGCTGTTGTGGGAAATCGTCGGCCGGCTGGGGCTGACGTTCTTCGTGCCGCCGCTGTCGAAGGTGCTGGTGACGCTGTTCGAGGTGATCCAGACGTCCGCGTTCCAGAAGGCGCTGGCGGAAACCGCCTATGCCTTTTCCGCCGGTGTCTGCATCGCCATCGTGATCGGCATTCCCGTCGGCATTCTTATGGGCAAAAGCCGCCTGCTGGACGAATTGCTGCTGCCCTGGGTCAACGTGTTCCTCAGCGCGCCGCTGACCGCGCTGGTGCCGGTGCTGATGGTGCTGTTCGGCTTCGGCATGAAGGCGATCATCATCACCACGACGCTGTTCGCGGTCTGGATCATCATCCTGAACGCGCGGGCCGGGGTGCGCCAGATCAACCGGTCGCTGGTGGAAATGGCCCACAGCTTTGGCGCGTCGCCATTGAACGCGTTCTTCCAGGTCTATTTCTGGGCTGCCCTGCCGGAAATCCTGGGCGGCGTGCGCATCGGCGTCATCCGCGCGGTCAAGGGTGTGATCATCGGCCAGCTGCTGATCTCGATCGTGGGGTTCGGCGCGCTGTTCGAACTGTATTCGGCGAACTTCCTGATGGCCCATTTCTGGGCGGTGCTGATCGTGCTGTTCGGCCTGGCCTTCACAATATCCGAAATCCTCGCCTACCTGGAACGGCGCGTCGCCTATTACGCGGCCAAACGCTAGACCCGGTCGGGGGGCGATGCCGTCACACGTCCTGCAGGTAGGCCGTCAGG is a window from the Marinibacterium anthonyi genome containing:
- the cmpB_5 gene encoding Bicarbonate transport system permease protein CmpB codes for the protein MTLFGYRLPAMSSLIVWALLWEIVGRLGLTFFVPPLSKVLVTLFEVIQTSAFQKALAETAYAFSAGVCIAIVIGIPVGILMGKSRLLDELLLPWVNVFLSAPLTALVPVLMVLFGFGMKAIIITTTLFAVWIIILNARAGVRQINRSLVEMAHSFGASPLNAFFQVYFWAALPEILGGVRIGVIRAVKGVIIGQLLISIVGFGALFELYSANFLMAHFWAVLIVLFGLAFTISEILAYLERRVAYYAAKR